In Perca fluviatilis chromosome 18, GENO_Pfluv_1.0, whole genome shotgun sequence, one genomic interval encodes:
- the abcd4 gene encoding ATP-binding cassette sub-family D member 4 — MPRLEKSNGRGTKRLKLDWKFVQRFCSIQKVLFPSWTSQSALMFGTLLAVTLTEQLIIYQVGVLPSHFYNVLADTDYPGFRSLVGTAMVLILLNSTLKSIDQYICNQMYVSWRRTLTESLHASYFQGRVYYTLNVLKEDIDNPDQRISQDAERLCKQMSTMASRLIVSPFTLAYYTYHCFHSTGWIGPVSIFGYFVFGTIANKILMGPIVSTLFEQEKLEGDFRFKHMQIRVNAESAAFYRAGKVEHMRTNRRLQALLQTQKSLINKELWLYIGVNTFDYVGGFLSYIIIAIPIFTGIYDGLTPGELSALISKNAFVCIYLINGFTQLIDLSTTLSDVAGYTHRIGELREVMDDILREQCDYDPASGESYDFDSDFNVHAGPVDTAFILDHLSYKSPYSDELLVEDLSLKISQGTHLLVVGNTGTGKTSLLRVLNRLWEAHSGFVQMTTCFGPRGTLFLPQKPYLTDGTLREQVIYPLKDIYPASGSVDDDRIIQFLELAGVSSLLKRTGGLDEKVDWSWYDVLSPGEMQRLSFARLFYLQPKYAVLDEATSALTEEAEAQLYRTCKQLGMTLVTLGHRSSLEKYHDVQLKLCGGGLWELTKLKGGSGSLREEAT; from the exons ATGCCTCGTTTGGAAAAGTCAAATGGCAGAGGGACAAAAAG ACTAAAGCTAGACTGGAAGTTTGTTCAGAGGTTCTGCAGCATCCAGAAGGTCCTGTTCCCATCATGGACCAGTCAAAGTGCTCTGATGTTTGGGACGCTGCTTGCTGTCACTCTGACAG AGCAGCTGATCATTTACCAAGTGGGTGTCCTCCCTAGCCACTTCTACAATGTGCTGGCAGACACAGATTACCCAGGCTTCAGGAGTCTGGTGGGCACAGCTATGGTGCTCATCTTGCTCAACTCCACA TTGAAAAGTATCGACCAGTACATTTGCAATCAGATGTATGTAAGCTGGAGGAGGACGCTAACTGAGAGCCTTCATGCGTCCTACTTCCAGGGCCGAGTCTATTACACGCTCAATGTACTCAAAGAGGATATAGACAACCC AGACCAGCGAATCAGTCAGGACGCAGAGAGGTTGTGTAAGCAGATGAGCACCATGGCTAGTCGTTTGATTGTATCACCATTCACACTGGCTTACTACACCTACCACTGCTTTCATAG CACTGGTTGGATCGGTCCTGTAAGTATCTTTGGCTACTTTGTTTTTGGGACCATTGCCAATAAAATCCTCATGGGGCCGATTGTGTCTACTCTGTTTGAGCAAGAAAAACTGGAGGGAGACTTCAG ATTCAAGCACATGCAGATCCGTGTCAATGCAGAGTCTGCAGCTTTTTACAG AGCCGGTAAAGTGGAGCACATGAGGACCAACCGCAGACTGCAGGCTCTGCTACAAACTCAGAAGAGTCTAATAAACAAAGAGCTCTGGCTTTACA TTGGGGTAAACACCTTTGACTACGTTGGAGGTTTCCTTAGCTACATTATAATTGCCATTCCCATCTTTACTGGTATCTATGATGGTCTCACTCCTGGTGAGCTCAGTGCACTCATCAGTAAG AACGCCTTTGTGTGCATCTACTTGATAAATGGCTTCACGCAGCTAATAGACCTGTCAACCACTCTGTCAGATGTGGCTGGATACACCCACAG gaTTGGGGAGCTGAGGGAGGTGATGGATGACATCCTACGTGAGCAGTGTGACTATGACCCGGCATCAGGGGAAAGCTACGACTTTGACAG TGACTTCAACGTCCACGCAGGCCCTGTGGACACTGCCTTCATCCTGGACCATCTTTCATACAAATCTCCTTACTCAGATGAGCTGCTGGTGGAGGATTTGAGTCTGAAAATCAGCCAGGGAACACATCTACTGGTGGTGGGGAACACAGGAACCGGCAAGACGTCACTACTGAGGGTCCTCAACCGACTCTGGGAGGCACACAGCG GTTTTGTCCAGATGACCACATGTTTCGGGCCCAGAGGAACCCTCTTTCTGCCACAGAAACCTTACCTGACTGATGGCACACTGCGTGAACAG GTGATCTACCCACTGAAGGATATTTACCCTGCATCAG GGTCAGTGGACGATGACAGAATTATACAATTCCTGGAACTAGCAGGAGTG TCCAGTCTCCTAAAGCGGACAGGTGGGCTGGATGAAAAGGTGGACTGGAGCTG GTATGATGTTCTGTCTCCAGGTGAAATGCAGCGTCTCTCCTTTGCACGACTCTTCTACCTGCAGCCCAAATATGCAG TGTTGGATGAGGCCACCAGTGCTCTGACGGAGGAGGCAGAAGCACAGCTGTACAGAACCTGTAAACAGCTCGGCATGACTTTGGTCACTCTGGGACACCGCAGTAGCCTGGAGAAG TACCATGACGTCCAGTTgaaactgtgtggaggaggccTGTGGGAGTTGACCAAGTTAAAAGGTGGAAGTGGGAGTCTCAGAGAAGAAGCCACATGA